The Micromonospora sp. NBC_01740 genome includes a window with the following:
- the macS gene encoding MacS family sensor histidine kinase, with protein sequence MSTPPGGFEVPLWRAIAVFRVASLAYVCVLALRDADRYAHPLAAGGLVLLMAAWTGVTAVNYAHPARRGWPLLLADLGVVVGIMLATPWVIGRAALAAGVPSLTVAWLAGPVLAWAVSGGRRRGTVAALALGAVDLATRERIGQSSLTGTILLLLAGVVVGHVARLAVTAEERLHRAVELEAATRERERLARDIHDGVLQVLALVQRRGAHLDGEAGELARLAGEQEAALRALIGGATPVAPTAHGGPVDLRGLLGRYASATVSLSAPATPVPLPGRVAHELAAATAAALDNVARHTDGRAWVLVEDEGATVTVSIRDEGPGFPDGRLEEAAAEGRLGVARSIRGRLADLGGTVRITSAPGAGTELELTVPREGQP encoded by the coding sequence GTGTCGACGCCGCCCGGTGGTTTCGAGGTCCCGCTCTGGCGCGCCATCGCCGTGTTCCGGGTGGCCTCCCTGGCGTACGTCTGCGTGCTGGCGCTCCGGGACGCCGACCGGTACGCCCATCCGCTCGCGGCCGGCGGCCTGGTCCTGCTGATGGCGGCCTGGACCGGCGTGACCGCCGTCAACTACGCCCACCCGGCCCGCCGAGGCTGGCCGCTGCTCCTGGCGGACCTGGGGGTCGTCGTCGGCATCATGCTGGCCACCCCGTGGGTGATCGGGCGGGCGGCGCTCGCCGCCGGCGTGCCCAGCCTCACCGTGGCCTGGCTGGCCGGACCGGTGCTGGCCTGGGCGGTCTCCGGCGGCCGGCGCCGGGGCACGGTCGCCGCGCTGGCGCTCGGCGCGGTGGACCTCGCCACCCGCGAACGGATCGGCCAGTCGTCGCTCACCGGGACGATCCTGCTGCTGCTCGCCGGCGTGGTGGTCGGGCACGTCGCCCGGCTGGCGGTGACCGCCGAGGAGCGGCTGCACCGGGCGGTGGAGCTGGAGGCCGCCACCCGGGAGCGGGAGCGGCTGGCCCGGGACATCCACGACGGCGTGCTCCAGGTGCTGGCGCTGGTGCAGCGGCGCGGCGCCCACCTGGACGGCGAGGCAGGGGAACTGGCCCGGCTCGCCGGGGAACAGGAGGCCGCGCTGCGCGCCCTGATCGGCGGCGCCACGCCGGTCGCGCCCACCGCCCACGGCGGGCCGGTGGACCTGCGTGGGCTGCTCGGCCGGTACGCCTCGGCGACGGTCTCGCTGTCCGCGCCGGCCACCCCGGTGCCCTTGCCCGGGCGGGTCGCCCACGAACTGGCCGCCGCGACCGCCGCCGCCCTCGACAACGTGGCCCGGCACACCGACGGGCGGGCCTGGGTGCTCGTCGAGGACGAGGGGGCGACGGTGACCGTGTCGATCCGCGACGAGGGGCCGGGGTTCCCGGACGGCCGGCTGGAGGAGGCCGCCGCCGAGGGCCGGCTCGGCGTCGCCCGGTCGATCCGGGGCCGCCTCGCGGACCTCGGGGGCACGGTGCGGATCACCTCCGCGCCGGGCGCCGGCACCGAGCTGGAACTGACCGTTCCGAGGGAGGGACAACCGTGA
- a CDS encoding SOS response-associated peptidase yields the protein MCGRYATTRSAGDLSALFESQDETGDGVGPDHNVAPTDPVPLVRVSPEGHRALSVGRWGLVPSWSRSPAGAARMINARAETVATSRAYAGAFARRRCLVPADGWYEWVRAADGRKQPYYMTPSDGSVLAFAGIWSVWDGSGGPLLTFSVLTTAALGELAEVHDRMPLLLPRDRWGAWLSTDEPEGLLAPPPPDWLAALEIRPVGTAVGDVRNDGPQLTERVPLARAAAPEEMTLF from the coding sequence ATGTGCGGGAGGTACGCGACGACCCGGAGCGCGGGCGACCTGAGCGCGCTGTTCGAGTCCCAGGACGAGACCGGCGACGGGGTAGGCCCCGACCACAACGTCGCGCCCACCGATCCGGTGCCGCTGGTGCGGGTCAGCCCGGAGGGCCACCGCGCGTTGTCGGTCGGCCGCTGGGGCCTGGTGCCGTCCTGGTCCAGGTCGCCCGCGGGCGCCGCCCGCATGATCAACGCCCGCGCCGAGACGGTCGCCACCAGCCGGGCGTACGCCGGGGCCTTCGCCCGCCGCCGCTGCCTCGTCCCCGCCGACGGCTGGTACGAGTGGGTCCGCGCGGCCGACGGGCGCAAGCAGCCCTACTACATGACCCCGTCGGACGGCTCGGTGCTCGCCTTCGCCGGCATCTGGTCGGTCTGGGACGGCTCCGGCGGCCCGCTGCTGACCTTCAGCGTGCTCACCACCGCCGCGCTGGGCGAGTTGGCCGAGGTGCACGACCGGATGCCGCTGCTGCTGCCCCGTGACCGCTGGGGGGCGTGGCTGTCGACCGACGAGCCGGAGGGCCTGCTCGCGCCGCCCCCGCCCGACTGGCTCGCGGCGCTGGAGATCCGCCCGGTGGGCACGGCGGTGGGCGACGTGCGTAACGACGGGCCGCAGTTGACCGAGAGGGTGCCGCTCGCCCGGGCCGCCGCGCCGGAGGAAATGACGCTCTTCTGA
- a CDS encoding glycosyltransferase translates to MRVGLVCAHAGPARGTDGLTVGTHQHIARVAAELAARGHDVRVYERRDDPALPETATVDGYRVERVPIGPAAPLPTAELVPHVSAFGAWLAERWTGDWDPEVVHGHYWVGGLAAAHAVRETDVPVVQTFHSLGVEQLRHLGRQYDGPGERIPLERALTRAVDIAVAQCNDEVDELTRMGLQRASVAMVPAGVDTAQFHPDGEAAPRDQRARILSVGGLSAGHGQEDLIRAMRLVGDAELVIAGGPPVGQLANHAEARRLRELAERSGVADQVKLVGAVPHEQMATWYRSADVVACTPHYSSAGRVSLEAMACGVPVVGYSMGGIADAVVDEVTGRLVPPGDVRALGVTLRRLLADNAGRFAYGHAAVDRVRCSYTWERTAGALERLYERVVSRRKPVEAA, encoded by the coding sequence ATGCGCGTCGGCCTCGTCTGCGCGCACGCCGGCCCAGCCAGGGGCACCGACGGCCTGACCGTCGGCACCCACCAGCACATCGCCCGGGTCGCCGCCGAACTCGCCGCGCGGGGCCACGACGTTCGGGTGTACGAACGCCGCGACGACCCGGCCCTGCCGGAGACGGCGACGGTCGACGGCTACCGGGTGGAGCGGGTGCCGATCGGCCCGGCCGCCCCGCTGCCCACCGCCGAACTGGTGCCGCACGTGTCGGCGTTCGGCGCCTGGCTGGCCGAGAGGTGGACGGGCGACTGGGATCCCGAGGTGGTGCACGGGCACTACTGGGTCGGCGGGTTGGCCGCCGCGCACGCGGTCCGCGAGACGGACGTCCCGGTGGTGCAGACGTTCCATTCCCTCGGCGTCGAGCAGCTGCGCCACCTCGGCCGGCAGTACGACGGGCCGGGGGAGCGGATCCCGCTGGAGCGGGCGCTGACCCGGGCGGTGGACATCGCGGTCGCCCAGTGCAACGACGAGGTCGACGAGCTGACCCGGATGGGGTTGCAACGCGCCTCCGTGGCGATGGTGCCGGCCGGCGTCGACACCGCGCAGTTCCACCCCGACGGCGAGGCCGCGCCCCGCGACCAGCGGGCCCGGATCCTCTCCGTCGGCGGGCTCTCGGCCGGGCACGGCCAGGAGGACCTGATCCGGGCCATGCGACTGGTCGGCGACGCCGAGCTGGTGATCGCCGGCGGCCCGCCCGTCGGGCAGCTCGCCAACCACGCCGAGGCCCGGCGGCTGCGCGAGCTGGCCGAGCGCAGCGGGGTGGCCGACCAGGTGAAGCTGGTGGGCGCGGTGCCGCACGAACAGATGGCCACCTGGTACCGCTCGGCGGACGTGGTCGCCTGCACCCCGCACTACTCGTCCGCCGGCCGGGTGTCGCTGGAGGCGATGGCCTGCGGGGTGCCGGTCGTCGGCTACTCGATGGGCGGGATCGCCGACGCCGTGGTCGACGAGGTCACCGGCCGGTTGGTGCCGCCGGGCGACGTCCGCGCGCTGGGCGTGACGCTGCGCCGGCTGCTCGCCGACAACGCCGGGCGGTTCGCGTACGGGCACGCCGCCGTCGACCGGGTGCGGTGCAGCTACACCTGGGAGCGGACGGCGGGCGCGCTGGAGCGCCTCTACGAGCGGGTGGTGAGCCGCCGCAAGCCGGTCGAGGCGGCCTGA
- a CDS encoding DUF5709 domain-containing protein — MRDDEYPTPVSDPEAEGLPDTADDDSTANDDVLTGREADGPEPAQLPGDRTPVAVDRYGNTAEEQLDGESLDYKLDREQHERPADDPLAGPVDPDIAAEADSQEAAAQAQLDADVIDPGPTSDPDSPVSLYDHGKLGSVSDGQVGRLVEPDEGAHTDQETDSVAYDAGSAGGGASAEELAIHETRPPHSV; from the coding sequence ATGCGCGACGACGAGTACCCGACCCCCGTGTCCGACCCCGAGGCGGAGGGCCTGCCCGACACCGCCGACGACGACTCGACCGCCAACGACGACGTCCTGACCGGGCGCGAGGCGGACGGCCCGGAGCCCGCCCAGCTGCCGGGCGACCGGACGCCGGTCGCGGTGGACCGGTACGGGAACACCGCCGAGGAGCAGCTCGACGGCGAGTCGCTGGACTACAAGCTCGACCGGGAGCAGCACGAACGCCCGGCCGACGACCCGCTCGCCGGCCCCGTCGACCCGGACATCGCCGCCGAGGCCGACAGCCAGGAGGCGGCGGCGCAGGCCCAGCTCGACGCGGACGTCATCGATCCCGGCCCCACCTCCGACCCGGACTCGCCGGTGTCGCTCTACGACCACGGCAAGCTGGGCAGTGTCAGCGACGGCCAGGTCGGCCGGCTCGTCGAACCGGACGAGGGGGCGCACACCGACCAGGAGACCGACTCGGTGGCGTACGACGCCGGTTCGGCCGGCGGCGGCGCGAGCGCCGAGGAGCTGGCCATCCACGAGACGCGTCCACCGCACTCGGTCTGA
- a CDS encoding SDR family oxidoreductase: MPLTRSLADATVVLTGASSGIGTATAYALARRGTAVVLAARSEAALEEVAVRCRELGGRALAVPTDVTDPAAVERLAARAVAEFGRIDGWINNAAVGAVGLFDEIPVAEFRRVLEVNLLGAAYGTRAALPHLSAAGGGVLVNNASVLAEVAMPYQSAYNATKHGIRGLADTVRQEMRVTGRGNISICTVLPATIDTPFFRHAANHSGRELVPPPPVYPPEVVAETIVRLLRRPRREAYAGGAARLIGLQWRLAPAFAERVLGWYAHRTQFGPAPRPESTGNVFHADAAAQREGGWHGRRRHLVRMTAAFGLAAAGTAVGTVAAMTRRAGTRR; encoded by the coding sequence ATGCCTCTCACCCGCAGCCTCGCCGACGCCACCGTCGTGCTCACCGGCGCCTCCAGCGGCATCGGTACGGCCACCGCGTACGCCCTCGCCCGGCGCGGCACCGCCGTGGTGCTGGCCGCCCGCAGCGAAGCGGCGCTGGAGGAGGTCGCCGTGCGGTGCCGGGAGCTGGGCGGGCGGGCCCTGGCGGTGCCGACCGACGTGACCGACCCGGCGGCCGTCGAACGGCTCGCCGCCCGCGCGGTCGCCGAGTTCGGCCGGATCGACGGCTGGATCAACAACGCCGCGGTCGGCGCGGTCGGGCTCTTCGACGAGATCCCCGTGGCGGAGTTCCGCCGGGTGCTGGAGGTCAACCTGCTGGGCGCCGCGTACGGCACCAGGGCCGCCCTGCCCCACCTGAGCGCGGCGGGTGGCGGGGTGCTGGTCAACAACGCCTCCGTGCTGGCCGAGGTGGCGATGCCCTACCAGTCGGCGTACAACGCCACGAAGCACGGCATCCGCGGGCTGGCCGACACGGTCCGCCAGGAGATGCGGGTCACCGGGCGGGGCAACATCTCCATCTGCACGGTGCTGCCGGCCACCATCGACACCCCGTTCTTCCGGCACGCCGCCAACCACAGCGGCCGGGAACTGGTGCCGCCGCCCCCGGTCTACCCGCCCGAGGTGGTGGCCGAGACGATCGTCCGGCTGCTGCGCCGCCCGAGGCGCGAGGCGTACGCCGGCGGCGCCGCCCGGCTGATCGGCCTCCAGTGGCGGCTCGCCCCGGCGTTCGCCGAGCGGGTCCTCGGCTGGTACGCGCACCGCACCCAGTTCGGGCCCGCGCCACGGCCGGAGAGCACCGGCAACGTCTTCCACGCCGACGCGGCGGCGCAGCGCGAGGGCGGCTGGCACGGCCGGCGGCGGCACCTGGTGCGGATGACCGCCGCCTTCGGGCTGGCCGCGGCGGGGACGGCCGTCGGGACGGTGGCCGCGATGACCCGCCGCGCGGGAACGAGACGCTGA
- a CDS encoding response regulator has protein sequence MVVDDHPMWREGVARDLTEAGHVVVAASGEGRQALRVAAAARPDVVILDLQLPDVSGVEVVRGLRAVLPEVRVLMLSASGEQQSVLDAVKAGATGYLVKSAAPAEFLEAVRRTAAGEPVFTPGLAGLVLGEYRRLAADPDGAGHAGGRDARGAGPAPRLTDRETEVLRLVAKGMSYKQIAERLGLAHRTVQNHVQNTLGKLQLHNRVELTRYAIERGLDD, from the coding sequence ATGGTGGTCGACGACCACCCGATGTGGCGGGAGGGGGTGGCCCGGGACCTCACCGAGGCCGGCCACGTCGTCGTCGCCGCCAGTGGAGAGGGTCGGCAGGCGCTGCGGGTGGCCGCCGCCGCCCGGCCGGACGTGGTGATCCTCGACCTGCAACTGCCGGACGTCTCGGGGGTGGAGGTGGTCCGCGGGCTGCGCGCCGTGCTGCCGGAGGTGCGGGTGCTGATGCTCTCGGCCAGCGGCGAGCAGCAGAGCGTGCTCGACGCGGTGAAGGCGGGCGCCACCGGCTACCTGGTCAAGTCGGCCGCCCCGGCGGAGTTCCTGGAGGCGGTGCGCCGGACGGCGGCGGGGGAGCCCGTCTTCACGCCCGGCCTGGCCGGGCTGGTCCTCGGCGAGTACCGCCGGCTCGCGGCCGACCCGGACGGCGCCGGACACGCCGGCGGGCGCGACGCCCGGGGTGCCGGCCCGGCGCCCCGCCTGACCGACCGGGAGACCGAGGTGCTGCGCCTGGTCGCCAAGGGGATGTCCTACAAGCAGATCGCCGAGCGGCTCGGGCTGGCCCACCGCACCGTGCAGAACCACGTGCAGAACACGCTCGGCAAGCTCCAACTGCACAACCGGGTCGAGCTGACCCGGTACGCGATCGAACGGGGCCTCGACGACTGA
- the hisN gene encoding histidinol-phosphatase, which yields MPGYADDLALAHLLADAADAVSTARFRALDLRVEAKPDLTPVSDADTAVEREIRALLAVHRPADGLLGEEYGEEPASGPDGRRWVVDPIDGTKNFIRGVPVWATLIALLEGDRPVAGLVSAPALGRRWWGALGEGAYAGPDAAGGTPIRVSAVRDLADASFCYSSLTGWESAGRLDAMLQLMRDTWRSRAYGDFYGYMLLAEGALDVMVEPELSLWDVAALVPIVTEAGGTFTDLAGRPAPSGDAGTESSAVASNGALHADILARLGRPTEH from the coding sequence ATGCCCGGGTACGCCGACGACCTCGCCCTCGCCCACCTGCTCGCCGACGCCGCCGACGCCGTCTCCACGGCCCGGTTCCGCGCGCTCGACCTGCGGGTCGAGGCGAAACCCGACCTGACCCCGGTCTCCGACGCGGACACCGCGGTGGAGCGGGAGATCCGGGCGCTGCTGGCCGTGCACCGGCCGGCCGACGGTCTGCTGGGCGAGGAGTACGGCGAGGAGCCCGCCAGCGGCCCGGACGGTCGCCGCTGGGTGGTCGACCCGATCGACGGCACGAAGAACTTCATCCGGGGCGTGCCCGTGTGGGCCACCCTGATCGCGCTGCTGGAGGGGGACCGCCCGGTCGCCGGACTGGTCTCCGCGCCGGCGCTCGGCCGCCGCTGGTGGGGCGCGCTCGGCGAGGGCGCGTACGCGGGGCCGGACGCCGCCGGTGGCACGCCGATCCGGGTCTCCGCGGTACGGGACCTCGCGGACGCGAGCTTCTGCTACTCGTCGCTGACGGGGTGGGAGTCCGCCGGGCGGCTGGACGCGATGCTCCAGCTCATGCGGGACACCTGGCGCAGCCGGGCGTACGGCGACTTCTACGGCTACATGCTGCTGGCCGAGGGTGCGCTGGACGTGATGGTGGAGCCGGAGCTGTCGCTGTGGGACGTCGCCGCGCTCGTGCCGATCGTCACCGAGGCGGGCGGGACGTTCACCGACCTGGCCGGCCGGCCCGCCCCCTCCGGCGACGCCGGCACCGAGAGCAGCGCCGTTGCCAGCAACGGCGCGCTGCACGCCGACATCCTCGCCCGGCTGGGTCGGCCAACCGAGCACTGA
- a CDS encoding ATP-binding protein — translation MTNAEPGAQRTVVPIEPSLLIAEAFDQAQVTELRHSVTSCAHAAGLSGQRLDDFVLAVNELITNAVRHGGGRGWLRLWRESGHLFCEVADHGQGISTQRLGDRSRPAADTAGGWGLWLARELSDSMDVETGARGTTVRISTAVAAPQHTGRHRRD, via the coding sequence ATGACGAATGCGGAACCCGGAGCACAGCGTACGGTTGTGCCCATCGAACCTTCCCTCCTCATCGCCGAGGCCTTCGACCAAGCCCAGGTGACCGAGCTTCGCCACTCGGTCACCTCCTGCGCGCACGCGGCGGGGCTGAGCGGGCAGCGGCTGGACGACTTCGTGCTCGCGGTCAACGAGTTGATCACCAACGCGGTCCGGCACGGCGGCGGCCGGGGCTGGCTGCGGCTGTGGCGGGAGTCGGGCCACCTGTTCTGCGAGGTCGCCGACCACGGGCAGGGAATCAGCACGCAGCGGCTGGGCGACCGGAGCCGCCCCGCCGCCGACACCGCCGGCGGATGGGGTCTCTGGCTGGCCCGGGAGCTGAGCGACAGCATGGACGTGGAGACCGGCGCCCGCGGCACGACGGTCCGCATCAGCACCGCCGTCGCGGCCCCCCAGCACACCGGCCGCCACCGCCGCGACTGA
- the rsgA gene encoding ribosome small subunit-dependent GTPase A: MPPDAEPDAPLVTAMRARELGRKSVVVGDRVGLVGDTSGAAGALARIVRIAERTSVLRRTADDDETTAEGRLERVVVANADQLVIVSALADPPPRTGFIDRCLVAAYDAGIEPLLCLTKADLAGPEAVLDYYAELELPYVLIRPDSDLDALRDLLAGRISVMVGHSGVGKSTLVNRLVPDAARAVGTVSAIGRGRHTSTSAVALRLPRDPAHGGNAPAGWIVDTPGVRSFGLAHVSADSLLHGFPDLVEGTVDCPANCPHTPDETACGLDAWIAAGKADARRLASYRRLLASRSGEGDAREPDQRNPGDPLAGS; encoded by the coding sequence GTGCCGCCCGACGCCGAGCCGGACGCGCCCCTGGTCACCGCGATGCGGGCCCGGGAGCTGGGGCGCAAGTCGGTGGTGGTCGGCGACCGCGTCGGCCTGGTCGGGGACACCTCCGGCGCGGCCGGGGCGCTGGCCCGGATCGTCCGGATCGCCGAACGGACGTCGGTGCTGCGGCGCACCGCCGACGACGACGAGACCACCGCCGAGGGACGCCTGGAACGGGTGGTCGTCGCCAACGCCGACCAGCTGGTCATCGTGAGCGCGCTGGCCGACCCGCCGCCGCGCACCGGCTTCATCGACCGGTGCCTGGTGGCCGCGTACGACGCCGGCATCGAGCCGCTGCTCTGCCTCACCAAGGCCGACCTGGCCGGCCCCGAGGCGGTGCTCGACTACTACGCCGAGCTGGAGCTGCCGTACGTGCTGATCCGCCCGGACTCCGACCTCGACGCCCTGCGCGACCTGCTCGCCGGGCGGATCTCGGTCATGGTCGGGCACTCCGGGGTGGGCAAGTCGACGCTGGTCAACCGCCTCGTGCCGGACGCCGCCCGGGCGGTCGGCACGGTCAGCGCGATCGGCCGGGGCCGGCACACCTCCACGAGCGCGGTGGCGCTGCGACTGCCCCGGGACCCGGCGCACGGCGGGAACGCCCCCGCCGGCTGGATCGTCGACACCCCGGGGGTACGCAGCTTCGGGCTCGCGCACGTCTCCGCCGACAGCCTGCTGCACGGCTTCCCCGACCTGGTCGAGGGGACGGTCGACTGCCCCGCCAACTGCCCGCACACGCCGGACGAGACCGCCTGCGGGCTGGACGCCTGGATCGCCGCCGGCAAGGCCGACGCGCGGCGGCTGGCCTCGTACCGCCGGCTGCTGGCCTCCCGGTCGGGCGAGGGCGACGCGCGCGAACCCGACCAGCGGAATCCCGGCGACCCGCTCGCGGGGTCCTGA
- a CDS encoding WhiB family transcriptional regulator, giving the protein MTRARMPRPHEVATARRDPRLLRALRERRQDEAWRTRGTCQNVDPETFFPAPNEPADAAVALCRSCDVQGSCLAWALDVGDCHGVWGGTTPRERRAMLVAWRDEVQPDPDAAREAGPPVRDRLLTLVPLS; this is encoded by the coding sequence ATGACACGGGCACGTATGCCCCGGCCGCACGAGGTGGCCACCGCACGACGGGATCCGCGGCTGTTGCGGGCGTTGCGGGAGCGGCGACAGGACGAGGCGTGGCGCACCAGGGGAACCTGCCAGAACGTCGACCCGGAAACGTTCTTTCCGGCGCCGAACGAGCCGGCCGACGCGGCCGTCGCGCTCTGCCGCAGCTGTGACGTGCAGGGATCCTGCCTGGCCTGGGCGCTGGACGTGGGTGACTGCCACGGCGTCTGGGGCGGCACCACACCGCGCGAACGGCGGGCGATGCTGGTCGCCTGGCGCGACGAGGTGCAACCGGATCCGGACGCCGCCCGCGAGGCGGGTCCGCCGGTCCGGGACCGGCTGCTCACCCTGGTGCCGCTGAGCTGA
- a CDS encoding alpha/beta hydrolase family protein, whose translation MAEDDDVPTPRGPARVDTDLPAGAPSALLVLGHGAGGDVDAPDLRALRDAAVDAGLVVARVTQPYRLAGRRAPAPAGHLDEAWTAVLAVLRQRHPGVPLLVGGRSSGARVACRTAPAVGAAGVVALAFPLHPPGRPERSRAAELATGLPTLVVNGDRDPFGVPEPGSGVHVVTRPGERHDLRGDPAGTAAVVRDWLRGRGWARG comes from the coding sequence ATGGCCGAGGACGACGACGTACCCACCCCGCGCGGGCCCGCCCGGGTCGACACCGACCTGCCGGCGGGTGCGCCGAGCGCCCTGCTGGTGCTCGGGCACGGCGCGGGCGGCGACGTCGACGCTCCCGACCTGCGTGCGCTCCGGGACGCGGCGGTCGACGCCGGGCTGGTGGTGGCCCGGGTGACCCAGCCGTACCGCCTCGCCGGACGCCGTGCGCCGGCACCGGCGGGGCACCTCGACGAGGCGTGGACCGCCGTGCTCGCCGTGCTGCGGCAGCGGCATCCCGGCGTACCCCTGCTGGTGGGCGGCCGGTCCAGCGGCGCGCGGGTGGCGTGCCGCACCGCGCCCGCGGTGGGCGCCGCCGGGGTCGTCGCGCTCGCGTTCCCGCTGCATCCGCCCGGCCGCCCGGAGCGGTCGCGGGCGGCGGAGCTGGCGACCGGCCTGCCGACCCTCGTGGTCAACGGCGACCGTGACCCGTTCGGGGTGCCGGAGCCGGGGTCGGGGGTGCACGTGGTGACCCGCCCGGGGGAGCGGCACGACCTGCGGGGGGACCCGGCCGGCACGGCCGCCGTGGTGCGCGACTGGCTGCGCGGGCGGGGCTGGGCGCGAGGCTGA
- the aroA gene encoding 3-phosphoshikimate 1-carboxyvinyltransferase, producing MGNLIATRPPQPWTAPTASDPVAATLRLPGSKSMTARALVLSALAGGPSTLAGPLRARDTELMAAGLRAMGAHMSISDDERWLVRPHPLVGPAHVDVGLAGTVMRFVPPVAGLADGRITFDGDPQARTRPLGPLIGALRSLGARVDAPATGSLPLTVLGAGRVAGGEVVIDASASSQLVSGLLLAAPRFDRGVVVRHVGPPVPSAPHLRMTVQMLRAAGAAVDDGTPDVWVVEPGPLTGRGWEIEPDLSGAVPFFAAALVTGGEVTLQGWPRSSAQPVEQLRSLLQRMGGEVTLSTDGLTVRGTGAVHGIEADLSDVSELTPALTALAMLADSPSVFTGVGHIRGHETDRLTALAREFAALGADITESPDGLEIRPRPLHGGVFETYHDHRMAHAAAVAGLAVPGIELSDVACTSKTMPEFPALWSALVTGKS from the coding sequence GTGGGGAACCTGATCGCGACCCGGCCGCCGCAGCCGTGGACCGCTCCGACCGCCTCCGACCCGGTCGCGGCGACGCTGCGCCTGCCCGGGTCCAAGTCGATGACCGCGCGCGCCCTGGTGCTGAGCGCGCTGGCCGGGGGACCGTCGACCCTGGCCGGGCCGCTGCGCGCGCGGGACACCGAGCTGATGGCCGCCGGGCTGCGCGCGATGGGCGCGCACATGTCGATCAGCGACGACGAGCGCTGGCTGGTCCGCCCCCACCCGCTGGTCGGCCCCGCGCACGTCGACGTCGGCCTGGCCGGCACCGTGATGCGCTTCGTCCCGCCCGTGGCGGGCCTGGCCGACGGGCGGATCACCTTCGACGGCGACCCGCAGGCGCGCACCCGGCCCCTCGGCCCGCTGATCGGGGCGCTGCGCTCCCTCGGCGCGCGCGTGGACGCGCCCGCCACCGGCAGCCTGCCGCTGACCGTGCTCGGCGCCGGGCGGGTGGCCGGCGGCGAGGTGGTGATCGACGCGTCCGCCTCCAGCCAGCTGGTCTCCGGGCTGCTGCTGGCCGCGCCGCGCTTCGACCGGGGCGTGGTGGTCCGGCACGTGGGCCCGCCGGTGCCCTCCGCGCCGCACCTGCGGATGACGGTGCAGATGCTCCGGGCCGCCGGCGCGGCGGTCGACGACGGCACCCCCGACGTGTGGGTGGTCGAGCCGGGCCCGCTGACGGGGCGCGGCTGGGAGATCGAGCCGGATCTCTCGGGTGCCGTGCCGTTCTTCGCCGCCGCCCTGGTGACCGGCGGCGAGGTGACCCTCCAGGGCTGGCCGCGCAGCAGCGCCCAGCCCGTCGAGCAGCTCCGCTCGCTGCTCCAGCGGATGGGCGGCGAGGTGACCCTCTCCACCGACGGGCTGACGGTCCGGGGCACCGGCGCGGTGCACGGCATCGAGGCCGACCTCTCCGACGTCAGCGAGCTGACCCCGGCGCTCACCGCGCTGGCCATGCTCGCCGACTCGCCGTCGGTGTTCACCGGCGTCGGCCACATCCGCGGCCACGAGACCGACCGGCTGACCGCGCTGGCGCGGGAGTTCGCCGCCCTGGGCGCCGACATCACCGAGTCCCCCGACGGGCTCGAGATCCGGCCCCGGCCGCTGCACGGCGGGGTGTTCGAGACCTACCACGACCACCGGATGGCGCACGCCGCCGCCGTGGCCGGCCTGGCCGTCCCCGGCATCGAGTTGAGCGACGTGGCATGCACCTCGAAGACCATGCCCGAGTTTCCGGCACTATGGTCGGCGTTGGTGACCGGCAAGAGCTGA
- a CDS encoding ATP-binding protein, which yields MSTDAGCRVEADGASGVLRLTGTLDRSGVGVVRDGLLAQFCCRPGPVLADLTALRVTDPAARDVFAEVCREVRDWPAADLLLCDPTGAVEGVPAWPTLAGALAGLAAAPLAAVAETDLPPAVGAARQARQLVTEGCGRWDLPELIEPAGIAVTEMVNNVVAHAHTPMTVRLAPRGGALHLAVRDHSPRQPAFTGQPPLDTAGGRGLLLIDTVARSWGSSRVPDGKVVWCVLHADDETTAHPG from the coding sequence ATGTCCACCGACGCGGGCTGCCGGGTGGAGGCGGACGGGGCGTCCGGCGTGCTCCGGCTGACCGGGACACTCGACCGGTCCGGCGTCGGCGTGGTGCGCGACGGCCTGCTCGCTCAGTTCTGTTGCCGACCCGGCCCGGTCCTCGCCGACCTCACCGCCCTGCGGGTGACCGACCCGGCCGCCCGGGACGTCTTCGCCGAGGTGTGCCGGGAGGTACGCGACTGGCCCGCCGCCGACCTGCTGCTCTGCGATCCGACCGGCGCCGTCGAGGGGGTGCCCGCCTGGCCGACCCTGGCCGGGGCGCTGGCCGGGCTGGCCGCCGCGCCGCTGGCCGCAGTGGCCGAGACCGACCTTCCCCCCGCCGTCGGGGCGGCCCGGCAGGCCCGGCAGCTCGTGACGGAGGGCTGCGGGCGCTGGGACCTGCCCGAGCTGATCGAGCCGGCCGGCATCGCGGTCACCGAGATGGTGAACAACGTGGTCGCCCACGCGCACACCCCGATGACGGTCCGCCTGGCACCCCGGGGCGGCGCGCTGCACCTGGCGGTACGCGACCACTCGCCGCGTCAGCCGGCGTTCACCGGACAGCCGCCGCTGGACACCGCGGGCGGGCGCGGCCTGCTGCTGATCGACACCGTCGCCCGCAGCTGGGGCAGCAGCCGGGTGCCGGACGGCAAGGTCGTCTGGTGCGTGCTGCACGCCGACGACGAGACCACCGCCCACCCCGGCTGA